GACAACCTGCGCCGTGCCTACCGCAGCCCGGGCGGCAATATCATCGAGTTCGTCCGCGCTGCCCTGGGAATGACGAAAGTGAAGTCCCGCGAAGAAGAGATTAACGAGAACTTCCAGGCGTGGCTTGTCGTCCGGGCATTCAAGCCCGAGCAGGCTCAGTATCTTGCGATGCTCAAAAGCCGTGGCGTGGCGCGGGGAAAGCTGGAACTGGACGACCTGTTCAAGCCACCGCTGGAGCACGTCCAGGCGGCAGAGTGTGGCGTCGCCCTGTTCGGCGAGGACGGACTGAAGGCCATCGTAGTCGAGATGAACGAAACCGTATTCGTTAGGCAGACCGCGTGAGGTTGAACAAGAACGGATACTCAGATGAACGCTGACTTACGCCAGAAGCTTGCTCGCATGACAGACATCCTTTGGGCCGGCGGGGTCGTGAACCCGGTCACTTATATCGAGCAGATCTCCTATCTCATCTACCTGAAGATGCTGGACGAGGAGGAGAACCGGCGCGAGTTGCAGGCGCGGATGGTGAAGAATGGCGGTACCAAGTCGCTGTACCCGCTGCAGGCCAAGCGCTTCCGTTGGACAGAATGGCGGTTCAAGAGTGGCGAGCCACTGCGCAACTTCATCCGCGACCAAGTCTTCCCCTACATGGCCTCGCTGGTGAAAGAAGCCCCGCAGATCTCCGAGTACTTCCGCGACGCGGTGCTTGAAGTCACCGACCCCAACGTCCTAAAGCAGGTCATAGACATCATCGATTCCATCGACTTCGCGAAGCTCGGCACCGACACCAAGGGCGACATCTTCGAGTACTTGCTCACGCACCTCGGCCAGTCGGCCTTGAACGGCCAGTTCCGCACCCCGCGCCAGATTCGGACAATGATGGTGCAGATGGTTGACCCGGATTTCGGCGACACTATCTACGATCCGGCCTGCGGCACGGGCGGGTTCCTGATTGACGCGGTCGAATACATCCTCGCCCGCTACTCGGAGAACCCGGTCGAAGTCCCCATCTACGGCGAGGAATGGCTGGAAGAGCGAGACCAGACCATCGCCGAGGCGAAGAAAGAAATCCCGAACCTTCAGACCTATCGCAAAGGCCCGGGCGAGAAACTGCCCGACTGGGCGCGGCTCGAAGCATCCATCTACGGTACAGATGTTTCGCGCTCCATTATGCGCATCGCTGTGATGAATCTCGTCCTGCACGGCATCCGCAAAGCGGGAGTGAAGCGCGCCAACTCCCTATCTGAGATGGGCGGGCTGACCGAAGACGACCTGCACCGTAGGTATAGGGTCATCCTGTCCAATCCACCATTCGCTGGTGTCCTGCTCAAGGAGTCAATACGCAAAGACCTGTCAACCTCTTCCAAGAAGAGCGAGCTGCTTTTCCTCGCGCTCATGATGGACGCGCTTGCACCAAGCGGAAGTTGCGCCGTCATTGTGCCAGATGGTTTGCTCTTCGGTTCCACGATTGCACACAGAGAGCTCCGCAAGAGGCTGCTGAAGGACTTTGACCTGTGGGCCGTCGTCTCTCTGCCTGCTGGTGTGTTCAAACCCTACGCGGGCGTGAAGACTGGGATCCTCGTCTTTCACCGCCCTCCCGAATCCGCCAGTCGCAGTTCGGCGGTCTGGTTCTACGAGGTGTCCAATGACGGATTCGACCCCGACAAGATCTCCGGCGGCGTCCGGCCCGAAACGCCTGAAAAGAACGACATCCCCGGCCTTCTCAAGGCGTGGTCGCAGTACAAAGATTCCGGCTTCAAGACCCCGCCCGGCATTGAAGCCAATACTGTGCTCAAGCCCGGCTCTGACCAGCCCAAGTGCTGGTGGGCCACTCATGCAACCATCGAGGACAACGACTACAACTTGGCCGCTGGGAGATACAAGCCGACCGTTGCGGAGAAGCCGCCCGACGACGACCCGCGCAAGCTCATCAAAGACGTCCTCGCCATCGAGGGCGATATCACCAAGGGTCTGCAGAAGCTATTGAAGGACGTGGAGGAGTCCTGACGCGACGGACCGTGGCCCGTCTTTCAAATGTACTGAACGTTCAGAATGGCTTTGCCTTCGATTCAGAGCTGTTCGCAGAGGGAGATGGAGTTCCCTTGGTCAGAATCCGAGATCTCCCTCGCAGTCGAACTGAGGCGACCTACACAGGTCCCTTCAGAGACGAATTCCTCATCCATGATGGCGACTACCTGATTGGGATGGACGGCGACTTTGGTTGCTACCAGTGGGGAGGACCTACCGCGCTGTTGAATCAGCGCGTCTGTCGGCTTACGAACTTTGCCCCAGTGGTGGAGCCGCGCTACATCTACTACTGGATAAACGACGAACTGGCTGCGATACAACACCGCACCGCATTTGTCACTGTGAAGCACCTGTCGTCGAAGCAGATTCTCGACCTAGAGATTGACCTTCCTCCCCTCTCCGAGCAGCGCCGGATAGTCGAGATTCTGGACCAGGCCGATGCGATTCGGAAGAAACGCACCGAGGCCGACAAACTGACCGAGCGTATCTTGCCCGCCCTCTTCTATCAGATGTTCGGCGACCCGGCTACGAACCCTAGGAGGTGGCCCGTCTTACCTCTCGCAGATCTGGCAAGTAGTGGGCCGCAGTACGGGGCCAACGCGAGTTCGGACGTATGGACCCCGGGTGCACCACGTTATGTTCGGATTACCGATGTCGACGACAAAGGCCGACTTCGTGAAGATAGCGTCGTGACCGTCGCGGCTGGTGATTGGGCCGAGTATGCTCTGAGACCGGGCGACCTG
The window above is part of the candidate division WOR-3 bacterium genome. Proteins encoded here:
- a CDS encoding SAM-dependent DNA methyltransferase, with product MNADLRQKLARMTDILWAGGVVNPVTYIEQISYLIYLKMLDEEENRRELQARMVKNGGTKSLYPLQAKRFRWTEWRFKSGEPLRNFIRDQVFPYMASLVKEAPQISEYFRDAVLEVTDPNVLKQVIDIIDSIDFAKLGTDTKGDIFEYLLTHLGQSALNGQFRTPRQIRTMMVQMVDPDFGDTIYDPACGTGGFLIDAVEYILARYSENPVEVPIYGEEWLEERDQTIAEAKKEIPNLQTYRKGPGEKLPDWARLEASIYGTDVSRSIMRIAVMNLVLHGIRKAGVKRANSLSEMGGLTEDDLHRRYRVILSNPPFAGVLLKESIRKDLSTSSKKSELLFLALMMDALAPSGSCAVIVPDGLLFGSTIAHRELRKRLLKDFDLWAVVSLPAGVFKPYAGVKTGILVFHRPPESASRSSAVWFYEVSNDGFDPDKISGGVRPETPEKNDIPGLLKAWSQYKDSGFKTPPGIEANTVLKPGSDQPKCWWATHATIEDNDYNLAAGRYKPTVAEKPPDDDPRKLIKDVLAIEGDITKGLQKLLKDVEES